The Gillisia sp. Hel_I_86 genome has a segment encoding these proteins:
- a CDS encoding IS5 family transposase produces the protein MKSRYTRSTAQQWEIMKKFLPVKIKGHYKLRDIADAILWILRTGCQWRNLPECFPKWESVYYHFRKWGRDGTLSRLNAGLNMMERKRQGKGATPSMLSIDSQSVKAGPMTSESKGIDGNKKINGRKRHAITDTLGLVWGVVVGAANQADGAVAERVVEPLLGYLDRMEKILADHAYKKVFMEWVERTVIGLEVEISSCPPSSKGFVPVKWRWVTERTFGIFNFFRRLDKDYEKTPESQEYWVLWQNCQIILNRIE, from the coding sequence ATGAAATCGAGATACACCCGATCGACTGCCCAACAGTGGGAAATTATGAAAAAATTCCTTCCCGTTAAAATCAAGGGCCACTATAAGTTGCGCGACATTGCCGACGCCATCCTTTGGATATTGCGCACCGGCTGCCAATGGCGGAACCTACCGGAATGCTTTCCCAAATGGGAGAGCGTCTACTACCATTTCAGGAAGTGGGGCCGGGACGGCACCCTTTCAAGGCTGAACGCAGGGCTGAACATGATGGAGAGGAAGCGGCAGGGAAAGGGGGCAACGCCCAGTATGCTGTCGATCGACAGCCAGTCCGTCAAGGCGGGGCCGATGACCTCCGAGTCGAAGGGCATCGACGGGAACAAGAAGATAAACGGACGGAAACGGCACGCGATCACCGATACCCTCGGCCTGGTATGGGGCGTTGTGGTAGGCGCGGCGAACCAGGCCGACGGGGCGGTGGCCGAGAGGGTGGTGGAGCCCCTGTTGGGCTATCTGGACCGGATGGAAAAGATACTGGCCGACCATGCCTACAAGAAGGTGTTCATGGAGTGGGTCGAGAGGACGGTAATAGGGCTGGAAGTGGAGATCTCGTCATGCCCGCCATCCTCGAAAGGCTTTGTCCCGGTAAAGTGGAGATGGGTGACCGAAAGGACCTTCGGGATCTTCAATTTCTTCAGGCGACTGGACAAGGATTATGAAAAAACACCGGAAAGTCAGGAATATTGGGTATTGTGGCAGAATTGTCAGATTATCCTCAATAGAATCGAATGA
- a CDS encoding phage integrase SAM-like domain-containing protein: METKITSVSCFGKLQLTNDGIMKHMERFKKLLNLAIKLEWMLKDPFRDYKMKFKKFDRAFLSRLELQKLEETIFTSTTLEKTKDIFLFACYTGLSYVDVKKLSKKPFGKRY, from the coding sequence ATGGAAACAAAAATCACATCAGTATCCTGTTTTGGAAAGCTACAACTGACCAATGATGGGATCATGAAACATATGGAGCGCTTTAAAAAATTACTGAACCTTGCGATAAAATTAGAATGGATGCTCAAGGATCCATTCCGGGACTATAAGATGAAATTCAAAAAGTTTGACCGGGCTTTTTTAAGCAGGTTGGAGCTTCAAAAACTGGAAGAAACTATATTTACCAGTACCACATTGGAAAAGACCAAGGACATCTTTCTATTTGCTTGCTATACCGGTTTATCTTATGTAGATGTAAAGAAACTTTCAAAAAAACCATTTGGCAAAAGGTATTGA
- a CDS encoding S8 family peptidase has product MKQIILLITLLITFFIQAQEKLNFNLNGENIEFTISQEQLYVEYEASQKLAILRIANDEFEGLTNNSAILKMTDLKGTYQERRQGLKGKISTDFQRVEPVLIYKDGTRQIAKGELSVKLKANASLNEIFKDLDFTFQSNEFEKNLFLVKLDLETSKLLLLVNQLQNDNRIEFIEPNFLRLIKTHTNDPFFNNQWSINNQGYLGGTVDADMDVEEAWAYSTGNNIVVAVIDEGVDLIHPDLTANLLPGFDATGNGSNGAPNEDNDDAHGTACAGIIAAIADNTTGTVGIAYNAKILPVRIAFSNGFPLGDNRRAWVSNDTWLANGINWAWQNGADILSNSWSMGSTSATVTIAINNAVNNGRVDTNGNPRGSVVLFSSGNDPGGNGNPVSFPANLENVISVGASSICDTRKDLSSCDGEFWGSNFGSSLDIVAPGVQIYTTDISGSNGYRFGDYISNFNGTSSACPNAAGVVALILSADPNLTQQQARGILERNTDKVNGYSYSNTSGQPNGTWNSEVGYGRVNALKAVEEVILGNMQLIGNNTVCNSNTFYSLSQVPNGVSVNWVVSSNLQKISSNSNSITVQANGEGEGFIEAILSTGTVRKEVWVGQAKITKTTFGSCYEPNYRISATYPDAALEFKVYHNGTTTYHSGSAHYEFSSDSYNLQDGESTTVYISIRNNCGWSQSYPVLVYKPTLCDCGYNDPSCGGSGGPPSPLSNSLSSNTILHPNPADQTLYVNSNSLVVENKKDTVFQIELFDLNGRLFFRTTTKEVNHEMDVSMLKDGLYILHLSNGKKRVIEKLIIKH; this is encoded by the coding sequence ATGAAACAAATTATACTATTAATCACATTATTGATTACGTTCTTCATACAAGCACAAGAAAAACTGAACTTTAACCTCAATGGAGAGAACATTGAATTTACAATTTCACAAGAGCAACTTTATGTAGAGTATGAAGCTAGCCAAAAGTTAGCCATTCTACGAATTGCAAATGATGAGTTTGAAGGACTAACCAACAATTCCGCTATTTTGAAAATGACGGATTTAAAAGGTACTTATCAAGAAAGAAGACAGGGTTTGAAAGGCAAAATATCAACTGATTTTCAAAGGGTAGAACCAGTTTTGATTTACAAGGACGGTACTCGACAGATTGCTAAAGGGGAGTTGAGCGTTAAGTTAAAAGCTAATGCTTCTTTGAATGAAATATTTAAAGATTTAGATTTCACATTTCAATCCAATGAGTTTGAAAAAAACTTGTTTTTAGTAAAATTAGATTTAGAAACTTCTAAACTGTTGCTTCTTGTCAATCAACTACAAAATGACAATCGAATTGAATTTATAGAGCCTAATTTTCTTCGTCTTATTAAAACTCATACCAATGACCCATTCTTCAACAATCAATGGTCAATCAATAATCAGGGTTACCTAGGCGGAACGGTTGATGCCGATATGGATGTGGAAGAGGCTTGGGCGTATTCAACGGGCAACAATATCGTAGTAGCTGTAATTGATGAAGGTGTTGATCTTATACACCCTGATTTGACAGCTAACCTGTTGCCTGGATTTGATGCAACAGGGAATGGCTCAAACGGTGCACCCAATGAAGATAATGACGATGCACACGGAACGGCTTGTGCTGGTATAATAGCTGCCATTGCTGATAATACAACAGGAACTGTGGGTATTGCCTATAATGCAAAAATCCTTCCTGTAAGGATTGCTTTTTCAAATGGTTTTCCATTAGGAGATAACAGAAGAGCATGGGTGTCTAATGATACCTGGTTAGCTAATGGAATCAATTGGGCTTGGCAAAATGGGGCGGATATTCTAAGTAACTCGTGGAGTATGGGTTCTACATCTGCAACTGTAACAATCGCTATAAACAATGCAGTTAACAATGGGAGAGTAGACACAAACGGCAACCCTAGGGGTTCAGTAGTATTATTTTCATCAGGGAATGACCCTGGTGGCAATGGAAACCCTGTATCTTTTCCAGCTAATTTAGAAAATGTCATTTCTGTTGGTGCCAGTTCAATATGTGATACTAGAAAAGATTTATCATCTTGTGATGGAGAGTTTTGGGGGAGTAATTTTGGTTCTTCATTAGATATTGTTGCACCTGGTGTGCAAATATACACAACAGATATTTCAGGTTCAAATGGTTACAGATTTGGAGATTATATATCTAATTTTAACGGAACATCTTCAGCTTGTCCAAATGCAGCGGGTGTTGTTGCTTTGATTTTATCGGCAGATCCAAATCTTACTCAACAGCAAGCGAGGGGGATCTTAGAGCGAAATACTGATAAAGTTAATGGATATAGTTATTCTAATACTTCAGGTCAGCCAAATGGAACTTGGAATAGCGAAGTAGGCTATGGCAGGGTAAATGCTTTAAAAGCAGTTGAGGAAGTAATTTTAGGGAATATGCAGTTAATAGGCAATAATACAGTTTGTAATTCGAATACATTCTATAGTTTATCTCAAGTTCCAAATGGCGTTTCTGTAAACTGGGTTGTTTCTTCCAATTTACAAAAAATATCTTCTAACAGTAATAGCATAACCGTACAGGCAAATGGAGAAGGAGAAGGGTTTATAGAAGCTATTCTATCAACTGGGACAGTAAGAAAAGAGGTTTGGGTAGGCCAAGCAAAAATAACGAAAACAACCTTTGGTTCTTGCTATGAGCCTAATTATAGAATCAGTGCTACTTATCCTGATGCCGCATTGGAATTCAAAGTATACCACAACGGAACAACCACATACCACTCAGGATCTGCCCATTATGAATTTTCTTCGGACAGTTACAACTTACAAGATGGTGAGTCTACGACCGTGTACATAAGCATAAGGAACAATTGCGGGTGGTCTCAGTCCTATCCCGTCCTTGTTTATAAGCCCACCTTATGTGATTGTGGATACAATGATCCATCCTGTGGTGGTTCTGGAGGACCACCTTCTCCTCTAAGCAACTCGCTATCGAGCAACACAATTTTACATCCTAACCCAGCTGACCAAACGCTATATGTCAACTCAAACTCCTTGGTTGTTGAAAATAAAAAAGACACGGTGTTCCAAATAGAATTGTTTGACCTCAATGGAAGGTTGTTCTTTAGAACAACGACTAAAGAAGTCAACCATGAGATGGATGTGAGCATGCTCAAGGATGGGTTGTATATTTTACACTTATCTAACGGTAAGAAGCGAGTGATTGAAAAATTGATTATAAAACACTAG
- a CDS encoding phosphoribosylpyrophosphate synthetase, whose product MKNYDTLSEAINDLQINDYTYNFNLKPECLECASLKIEIHPEDFKVDKTYRFEGMSSTDDNSVLYAISSKDGIKGLLVDAYGVYAENISEAMRKKLR is encoded by the coding sequence ATGAAAAATTACGATACCCTCTCCGAAGCTATCAATGATTTACAGATAAACGACTACACGTACAATTTCAACTTAAAGCCGGAATGCTTGGAATGTGCTTCACTAAAAATAGAAATCCACCCCGAAGATTTTAAAGTAGATAAAACCTATCGTTTTGAAGGAATGAGCAGCACCGATGATAATAGTGTTTTATATGCTATATCTTCGAAAGATGGAATAAAGGGCCTTTTGGTAGATGCCTACGGCGTCTATGCTGAAAATATTTCAGAAGCAATGCGAAAAAAATTACGGTAA
- a CDS encoding site-specific integrase → MRVHIENDLDCHKQLSSENKVVSAQSIKARFYGTDEHQKTLLELMSYHNSHMKNVLKSGTMKNYRTTETYLKEFLKQKMSCNDIDIKQINYRFVTDFEQFLRQYSAKVSRKTCGNNGTMKHLERFKKMLNLSIRLEWLVKNPFDSFKFRFEKNERQYLSKRELQLIEGTEFTNSSLQKVKDVFIFSCYTGLSYVDIKELTIHQIIKGIDGSNWIYTKREKTDETVKVPLLPQAQNIMDQYADSIKDEFLFPVFSNQKVNKYLKEVMLQLKIKKTITFHSARHTFATTVTLSNGVPIETVSKLLGHTKLSTTQIYARVLENKLSEDMMLLKEKLGS, encoded by the coding sequence TTGCGCGTTCATATTGAAAATGATCTGGATTGTCACAAGCAACTTTCCTCAGAGAATAAAGTGGTTTCCGCCCAGAGTATCAAAGCTCGGTTCTACGGTACTGATGAACACCAGAAAACCTTGTTGGAATTGATGAGCTATCACAATTCCCACATGAAAAACGTGTTGAAATCCGGAACGATGAAAAATTATCGTACCACCGAAACCTATTTAAAAGAGTTTTTAAAGCAGAAAATGAGCTGTAATGATATCGACATCAAACAAATCAACTATCGGTTCGTAACCGACTTTGAACAGTTTCTACGCCAGTATTCTGCTAAGGTTTCTCGCAAGACTTGTGGCAACAATGGCACGATGAAACATTTGGAACGTTTTAAAAAGATGCTGAACCTTTCAATTAGGCTGGAATGGCTGGTTAAAAATCCTTTTGATAGTTTTAAATTCAGGTTCGAGAAAAATGAGCGGCAATATCTAAGCAAACGGGAACTTCAACTAATAGAGGGCACTGAATTTACGAATAGCAGCTTACAAAAAGTTAAAGATGTTTTCATATTTTCCTGTTATACCGGGCTTTCTTATGTAGATATAAAAGAATTGACCATTCATCAAATTATTAAAGGAATCGATGGTAGCAACTGGATCTATACCAAACGTGAGAAAACAGACGAAACGGTAAAAGTGCCACTTTTGCCCCAGGCCCAAAATATTATGGATCAATATGCCGATAGTATAAAAGACGAATTTTTATTCCCGGTCTTTTCGAATCAAAAAGTCAACAAATATCTAAAAGAGGTGATGCTGCAATTGAAAATAAAAAAGACCATAACATTTCACTCTGCCAGGCACACTTTTGCCACCACGGTAACTTTATCCAATGGCGTTCCGATAGAAACGGTTTCCAAACTCTTGGGACATACCAAATTATCTACCACTCAGATTTATGCTAGGGTTTTAGAAAATAAATTAAGTGAGGATATGATGCTGTTGAAAGAAAAACTAGGATCATGA
- a CDS encoding thymidine phosphorylase family protein codes for MEQPSSILKYKYLGIYTQNENVVYMHEDCHVCISEGFEALTRIRISNATTSIVASLNVLNSEILLPNEIGLSDAAAKKLNVSENETLYVSHLEPIESLSHVRAKIYNQKLDFSAFNEIITDIAEGDYSNIHLSAFITACAGDRMDIEEISDLTKAMIASGAQLNWNQEIVVDKHCIGGLPGNRTTPLVVAIVAACGLTMPKTSSRAITSPAGTADTMEVLTNVSLSSEEIKNVVEKEGGCIVWGGTAQLSPADDVLIKIEKALDIDSEGQLIASVLSKKAAAGSTHVVIDIPVGETAKVRSQEMAQKLKNHMETVGSAVGLNVKVMITDGTQPVGRGIGPTLEAIDILKVLKNEADAPKDLTERALLLAAELLELSGKIEKGKGLEIAHQILKSGKAHEKFIAICKAQGRFSKPVLAPYKTEIKAEASGILERIDNRKIAKLAKLSGAPQSKSAGILLNAHLGEQIEEGQLLYTIYAESKGELNYALAYKNNHDNIITII; via the coding sequence ATGGAACAACCCTCAAGCATATTAAAATACAAGTACCTCGGCATTTACACCCAGAACGAAAACGTAGTATATATGCATGAAGATTGCCACGTCTGTATTTCAGAAGGGTTTGAGGCGCTTACCCGAATAAGGATATCCAATGCAACCACATCAATCGTAGCAAGTCTTAATGTTTTAAATTCAGAAATTCTGTTACCAAATGAAATCGGACTATCTGATGCTGCTGCTAAAAAACTGAATGTTTCCGAAAATGAAACCTTATATGTTTCACACTTGGAACCTATTGAATCCTTAAGTCACGTTCGGGCCAAAATCTATAATCAAAAATTGGATTTTTCAGCATTTAATGAAATCATAACCGATATCGCTGAAGGCGATTATTCCAACATCCACCTTTCGGCATTTATTACTGCCTGTGCAGGTGACCGAATGGATATCGAGGAAATTTCCGATCTCACCAAGGCAATGATAGCCTCTGGCGCACAGCTGAATTGGAACCAAGAAATCGTAGTCGATAAACATTGCATTGGTGGATTACCGGGCAACAGGACAACCCCATTGGTTGTTGCTATTGTTGCCGCTTGTGGACTTACCATGCCCAAAACATCGTCGCGAGCCATTACCTCACCTGCTGGAACGGCAGATACTATGGAAGTATTGACCAATGTAAGCCTCTCTTCCGAAGAAATAAAGAACGTAGTAGAAAAAGAAGGGGGTTGCATCGTGTGGGGCGGTACGGCCCAATTAAGCCCTGCGGACGATGTGCTCATAAAAATTGAAAAGGCTTTGGATATTGACAGCGAAGGGCAACTTATTGCTTCGGTACTTTCAAAAAAAGCTGCCGCAGGATCCACACACGTCGTTATTGATATTCCTGTGGGAGAAACCGCTAAAGTGCGCAGCCAGGAAATGGCACAAAAATTAAAAAACCATATGGAAACCGTGGGTAGCGCTGTTGGGCTGAATGTGAAAGTTATGATTACAGATGGAACACAACCTGTCGGAAGAGGTATCGGTCCCACTTTAGAAGCCATAGATATATTAAAAGTTTTGAAAAATGAAGCAGATGCACCTAAAGACCTAACAGAAAGAGCATTGCTTTTAGCCGCTGAACTATTGGAACTTTCTGGTAAAATAGAAAAAGGGAAGGGATTAGAAATCGCACATCAAATTCTCAAATCTGGAAAAGCGCATGAAAAATTTATTGCCATTTGCAAAGCACAAGGCCGCTTTTCAAAACCTGTTTTAGCACCCTATAAAACCGAAATCAAAGCCGAAGCCTCTGGGATTTTAGAGCGAATAGATAACAGAAAGATTGCAAAACTTGCCAAGCTTTCGGGAGCGCCTCAATCTAAATCGGCAGGGATTCTTTTAAATGCCCATTTGGGAGAACAAATTGAAGAGGGCCAATTGTTGTACACCATTTATGCAGAATCCAAAGGCGAGCTTAACTATGCTTTGGCCTATAAAAACAACCACGACAACATTATAACTATTATTTAA
- a CDS encoding universal stress protein yields MKNILVPTNFSKNCTKAAHLAIKMAKLYNAEIHFLHLITTPVDWVKLDKLKEKRYPETLKQIGSAKADLRELEKKAERQGLVSRTFLEFNAGHADILKHSGHFHHDFIVTGSSGTKGGVRELFGSNVEKIIRKSDDPVIVVKEEEVTFPFKDIVFVSDFSEDVSKAFEHVISIAEKCGAHIHLLRINTETDFNSIELGLNPIKEFLKKFPQLNTHSMNVYNEPSVETGINNFLAYKNADLIAMCTRGSTGFLSLFSKSIAEGVANHSALPVMTINIKK; encoded by the coding sequence ATGAAAAACATACTCGTACCAACCAATTTCTCCAAAAACTGTACAAAAGCTGCACATCTTGCCATTAAAATGGCAAAATTATACAATGCTGAAATACACTTTTTACATTTAATAACTACTCCTGTGGATTGGGTAAAATTGGACAAATTAAAAGAAAAAAGATATCCCGAAACCTTGAAACAAATAGGAAGTGCTAAAGCTGACTTGAGAGAACTGGAAAAAAAAGCGGAACGCCAAGGACTGGTAAGTAGGACCTTTTTGGAATTTAATGCTGGACATGCCGATATTTTAAAACATTCAGGTCATTTTCACCATGATTTTATAGTTACCGGCAGTAGTGGCACCAAGGGTGGAGTACGTGAATTATTTGGCAGTAATGTGGAAAAAATAATAAGAAAATCGGATGATCCTGTAATTGTTGTTAAAGAAGAGGAGGTCACCTTTCCATTCAAGGATATTGTTTTTGTTTCAGATTTTTCAGAAGATGTAAGCAAAGCTTTTGAACACGTCATCTCGATTGCCGAAAAATGTGGTGCACATATCCATTTATTGAGGATCAATACCGAGACTGATTTTAACAGTATAGAACTAGGCTTAAACCCCATCAAAGAGTTCTTGAAAAAGTTCCCTCAATTAAATACTCATTCGATGAACGTATACAACGAACCCTCCGTGGAAACAGGTATAAACAACTTCTTAGCTTACAAGAATGCCGATTTGATTGCGATGTGCACCCGTGGAAGCACAGGTTTTTTGAGCTTGTTCTCCAAAAGTATCGCTGAGGGGGTCGCAAACCACTCCGCACTACCGGTAATGACCATAAATATCAAAAAATGA
- a CDS encoding IS630 transposase-related protein, which produces MRKVACDNPDHFQYERAKKFGVSQSAIYYALRRLKISYKKNAIQS; this is translated from the coding sequence CTGAGGAAAGTTGCTTGTGACAATCCAGATCATTTTCAATATGAACGCGCAAAAAAGTTTGGGGTAAGTCAAAGTGCTATATACTATGCCTTGAGGCGCCTGAAAATCAGCTATAAAAAAAACGCTATTCAATCCTAA
- a CDS encoding ribose-phosphate pyrophosphokinase — translation MKTILFSLPGNEELTALMAKKMNAEIGKSTLRKFPDGESYTCILSDVKDKCVVLVCTLHKPDEKLLPLYFLSHTAKSLGAMCTCLVAPYLAYMRQDKAFHEGEGVTSRFFGKLISGFADSITTVDPHLHRISSLGEVYHIPNKVIHAANAISEWIKENIENPVLIGPDSESEQWVSEVAKKAGAPFTVLQKVRHGDRNVEVSVPDVEKYKNATPILVDDIISTAHTMIETVKHLKKAGMKPPVCVGIHAVFSGNAYRDLLDSGIEKIVTCNTIPHPSNAIDLSDIMAKEVKKLMQHI, via the coding sequence ATGAAAACGATATTGTTCAGCCTTCCCGGAAACGAAGAACTCACAGCACTGATGGCCAAGAAAATGAACGCAGAAATAGGGAAATCCACCTTACGCAAATTCCCAGATGGGGAATCCTATACATGCATTTTATCTGACGTCAAAGACAAATGTGTTGTACTGGTATGCACCTTGCACAAACCAGACGAAAAACTGTTGCCACTTTACTTTTTAAGCCATACGGCCAAATCATTGGGCGCAATGTGCACCTGTTTGGTAGCACCCTATCTCGCCTATATGCGACAGGACAAAGCCTTTCATGAAGGTGAAGGTGTTACTTCTCGTTTCTTCGGAAAATTGATTTCAGGTTTTGCCGATAGCATTACTACGGTTGACCCACACCTACATAGAATTAGTTCTTTGGGAGAAGTTTACCATATTCCAAATAAAGTGATTCACGCTGCCAATGCTATTTCAGAATGGATAAAGGAAAACATAGAAAACCCGGTACTTATCGGTCCCGATTCGGAAAGTGAACAATGGGTTTCCGAAGTTGCCAAAAAAGCAGGAGCACCTTTTACGGTATTGCAAAAAGTGCGTCACGGCGACCGTAATGTAGAGGTTTCGGTGCCTGATGTGGAAAAATACAAAAATGCCACACCTATATTGGTAGATGATATTATTTCCACGGCGCATACCATGATTGAAACGGTGAAACATTTAAAAAAAGCCGGAATGAAACCACCTGTATGTGTTGGCATTCATGCGGTTTTTTCAGGTAATGCTTATCGGGATTTATTGGATTCTGGAATAGAAAAAATAGTAACTTGCAATACCATTCCACATCCTTCAAATGCTATTGATTTAAGCGATATTATGGCAAAAGAAGTAAAGAAATTAATGCAGCATATATGA
- a CDS encoding MBL fold metallo-hydrolase RNA specificity domain-containing protein, with protein sequence MKNNKINIHFLGAAGTVTGSKYLVDTGDKKILIDCGLFQGLKELRLRNWEYPPVEVSEIDLVLLTHGHLDHTGYLPRLVKQGFRGSVYGTNPTLDIAKIILNDSAKIQEQEAERANKEGYSKHNPAEPLYDLKDVEKTLPLFKGIPQSQWIPLFDGIRARFQYNGHILGATYIELDVNGKRFVFSGDIGRTNDLLLYPPLKPKKTDVLFIESTYGGRFHPDEVEAIPQIEKLVNDTINRGGSLFVPSFSVERAQLMMLIFWKLLKEKKIPKVQMIMDSPMGANVLELFHRTRDWHRLEANECDEMCSHFTVVSSYRETMELRTNNKPKIVIAGSGMLTGGRMLNYLETQAQNPNNTLLFVGYQAEGTRGRKLLEGEKELKVYGKWVPFHMEVAEIEGLSAHADHTELIDWMSKLKHKPERIFIVHGEKESAEALQKGIKDTYGWNAIIPQLYSIEEIE encoded by the coding sequence ATGAAAAACAATAAAATAAACATTCACTTTTTGGGAGCGGCAGGTACAGTAACCGGCTCAAAATATTTAGTGGACACAGGAGATAAAAAAATATTGATAGACTGCGGACTTTTTCAAGGGTTAAAGGAATTACGCCTTAGAAACTGGGAATATCCACCCGTGGAAGTTTCAGAAATTGATCTGGTATTGCTTACTCATGGCCATTTAGACCACACAGGTTACCTGCCAAGATTGGTAAAACAAGGTTTTAGAGGTTCGGTATATGGTACCAATCCCACCTTGGATATCGCCAAAATTATCTTGAACGATAGTGCAAAAATACAGGAACAGGAAGCCGAACGTGCCAACAAAGAGGGCTATTCCAAACACAACCCGGCAGAACCGCTTTACGATTTAAAGGATGTAGAAAAAACCCTGCCCCTTTTTAAAGGGATTCCACAATCCCAATGGATTCCACTGTTTGATGGGATCAGGGCGCGATTCCAGTACAACGGGCATATTTTGGGTGCAACTTACATCGAGTTGGATGTAAACGGAAAACGTTTTGTCTTTTCAGGAGATATTGGAAGAACCAATGATTTATTGCTCTATCCACCACTAAAACCCAAAAAAACCGATGTGCTTTTTATAGAATCTACTTATGGAGGAAGGTTTCATCCAGATGAAGTGGAAGCCATTCCACAGATTGAAAAATTGGTCAACGACACCATTAATAGAGGGGGCAGTCTATTTGTACCAAGTTTTTCCGTAGAACGTGCCCAACTGATGATGCTGATTTTTTGGAAATTATTGAAAGAAAAGAAAATCCCCAAAGTTCAAATGATAATGGATAGCCCAATGGGAGCCAATGTATTGGAATTGTTTCATCGTACAAGGGATTGGCACAGATTGGAAGCCAATGAATGCGATGAAATGTGTTCGCATTTCACAGTCGTAAGCAGTTATCGGGAAACTATGGAACTGAGAACCAATAATAAACCAAAAATAGTAATTGCAGGAAGCGGAATGCTCACAGGTGGAAGAATGCTCAACTATCTCGAAACCCAAGCGCAAAATCCAAATAACACCTTGCTTTTTGTAGGCTATCAAGCCGAAGGCACCCGTGGTAGAAAATTATTGGAAGGTGAGAAAGAACTAAAAGTCTATGGAAAATGGGTGCCGTTTCATATGGAAGTTGCTGAAATCGAAGGGCTTTCGGCACACGCAGACCACACTGAACTAATTGATTGGATGAGCAAGCTCAAGCATAAGCCAGAGCGGATTTTCATTGTTCACGGTGAAAAAGAAAGTGCAGAAGCATTACAAAAAGGGATAAAAGACACCTATGGTTGGAATGCTATAATCCCACAATTGTATAGCATTGAAGAAATAGAATAG
- a CDS encoding restriction endonuclease yields the protein MKSPIKIIKYSGDVVAFDVDKLINSLRRSQASEELIPQIVEQIEHQLYEGITTKKIYQMAFKMLKGKSRVSASKYKLKKALMELGPSGFPFEKLTGKLLEHEGFKTKVGVIVQGNCVQHEVDVIAQKDNKHYMIECKYHSDQGRFCNVKIPLYIYSRFLDVEKQWGLQKGHEAKLHKGVVYTNTRFTSDAVQYGKCVGLLLTSWDYPMGDGLKDRIDKSGLHPLTALTTLTKSEKTKLLDIGIVLCKELHENPALLEQIGIDKKRHKNILEDSRELCTTN from the coding sequence ATGAAAAGCCCAATCAAAATAATTAAATATTCTGGCGACGTGGTAGCTTTTGATGTGGATAAGCTTATCAATTCCTTAAGACGTTCCCAAGCAAGTGAAGAGTTGATTCCGCAAATTGTTGAGCAAATTGAACACCAATTATATGAAGGAATTACAACCAAAAAGATTTATCAAATGGCATTTAAAATGCTAAAAGGCAAATCACGGGTAAGTGCTTCAAAGTACAAGCTCAAAAAAGCCCTGATGGAATTGGGGCCTTCAGGGTTTCCTTTTGAAAAGTTGACCGGCAAGCTACTAGAACACGAAGGCTTTAAAACAAAGGTAGGGGTGATTGTCCAAGGCAATTGCGTGCAGCACGAAGTGGATGTGATAGCGCAAAAAGATAATAAACATTATATGATTGAATGCAAATACCACAGTGACCAAGGCAGGTTTTGCAATGTGAAAATCCCTTTATATATCTATTCGAGATTTTTGGATGTGGAAAAACAATGGGGGCTCCAAAAGGGTCACGAGGCTAAACTTCATAAAGGAGTTGTTTACACCAATACACGATTTACAAGTGATGCAGTGCAATATGGAAAATGTGTGGGATTGTTATTGACAAGTTGGGACTACCCAATGGGAGACGGCCTAAAAGATAGAATAGATAAGTCTGGTTTACATCCACTTACTGCTTTAACAACACTAACAAAATCAGAAAAAACAAAGTTATTGGATATAGGCATCGTGCTTTGCAAAGAACTTCATGAAAACCCTGCATTATTGGAGCAGATAGGAATTGATAAAAAAAGACACAAAAACATTCTCGAAGATTCACGGGAGTTATGTACAACAAATTAA